Proteins from one Xenopus tropicalis strain Nigerian chromosome 1, UCB_Xtro_10.0, whole genome shotgun sequence genomic window:
- the LOC100488960 gene encoding metallothionein, which yields MDPQDCSCASGAPCSCGEACKCTNCKCKSCKKSCCSCCPAECNKCKQGCECEKGIEKCSCCN from the exons ATGGACCCTCAGGACTGTAGCTGTGCATCAG GTGCTCCTTGCTCCTGTGGAGAAGCTTGTAAATGCACAAACTGCAAGTgtaaatcctgcaaaaaaa GTTGCTGCTCCTGCTGTCCTGCTGAATGTAATAAATGCAAGCAAGGCTGTGAATGCGAAAAAGGCATAGAAAAATGCAGCTGCTGCAACTAA
- the lrrc14b gene encoding leucine-rich repeat-containing protein 14B, with the protein MKTLRFIGAEAFISDEEYAKKNVKNVAHDLYPLLFKACYLHEKVEIIHLLVENWPLQDFNLGQLLGNTVDCPEDICHWACQLSLSACFKGLKSYVLNCSSNYMKRLKVVDLTAIKDIEIQPCKCKKTLGRWTRTEFLTKLCYDLLVEMQRMESNPLVFNVNINVFMHLFVTERNYELVVQALLMKCHCPLKIRCVDFRADSLSLRKLFYVLKLADPASINKLEIVHNVPLELDHLEVLLNNVTFPKLSSLTLPARTFNVTRYTAEDEIVLCKVGEKLSDITQLTELCLSFSILTGKIRKLLSPLKTPLKILEIANCSLNHADMAYLSNSLHAEHLQLLDLSGHSVTELFPSTFFKLLSKASRTLRTLILEECNIGDNHAHMIAIGLAPCRKLQEFKFLGNPISSRALRFLFNIFVDLPLLKYIEFPIPRDCYPHDVSYPLDECTLIKFDQQKYENIKDDLLSILLQANREDITAATPLFGSYDPAIGETSTELGTCLLTSFKQALEHFTTSLQKMN; encoded by the exons ATGAAAACTCTGCGCTTTATCGGGGCTGAAGCATTTATATCAGATGAAGAATATGCCAAGAAAAATGTCAAGAATGTTGCCCACGATCTTTATCCACTGTTATTCAAGGCTTGCTACTTACATGAAAAGGTAGAAATAATCCATCTCTTGGTAGAAAATTGGCCACTGCAAGATTTTAACCTTGGACAACTGCTTGGCAATACAGTGGACTGCCCTGAAGATATATGCCACTGGGCATGCCAGCTTAGTCTATCAGCTTGCTTTAAAGGCTTGAAAAGCTATGTCTTAAATTGCTCATCCAACTACATGAAGAGACTTAAAGTTGTGGATTTAACAGCAATAAAAGATATTGAAATTCAACCATGCAAATGTAAGAAGACTTTGGGAAGGTGGACAAGAACAGAGTTCCTTACAAAGCTATGTTATGATCTATTAGTGGAAATGCAAAGAATGGAAAGCAACCCACTTGTCTTCAATGTGAACATCAATGTTTTTATGCACCTGTTTGTTACAGAAAGAAACTATGAGCTTGTTGTTCAAGCATTATTAATGAAATGCCACTGCCCGCTAAAAATAAGATGCGTTGACTTTAGAGCTGATAGTCTCTCGCTGAGGAAACTTTTTTATGTGCTAAAGCTTGCTGACCCGGCTTCCATAAACAAATTAGAAATTGTCCATAATGTGCCACTGGAACTTGATCATCTTGAAGTGCTTCTAAATAATGTAACTTTTCCCAAACTCTCTTCGCTTACATTGCCTGCTAGGACCTTCAATGTTACAAGATACACAGCAGAAGATGAAATTGTTTTATGTAAAGTTGGGGAAAAACTGAGCGACATAACCCAGCTGACTGAACTATGCCTGTCATTTTCTATTCTAACTGGCAAAATAAGAAAACTGCTAAG CCCATTAAAAACTCCTTTGAAAATCCTCGAAATTGCAAATTGTTCTTTAAACCACGCAGATATGGCCTATCTGTCAAACAGTCTACATGCTGAGCATTTACAATTACTGGATCTTAGTGGCCACAGTGTGACAGAGCTCTTTCCATCAACATTCTTTAAGCTCCTTTCGAAAGCTTCGAGGACACTTCGAACTCTTATTCTTGAAGAATGTAATATCGGAGATAATCATGCCCATATGATTGCAATAGGCTTAGCACCTTGTCGCAAACTACAAGAGTTTAAATTCCTCGGTAACCCAATATCCTCCAGAGCCCTTCGAtttctatttaatatttttgttgATCTTCCCCTACTTAAGTACATTGAATTTCCAATACCAAGAGACTGCTACCCTCATGATGTCAGTTACCCACTAGATGAATGTACGCTTATAAAATTTGATCAGCAAAAGTATGAAAATATAAAAGATGATCTTCTCTCAATTTTGCTTCAAGCTAATCGTGAAGATATAACAGCTGCTACTCCGCTGTTTGGAAGTTATGATCCTGCAATTGGAGAGACAAGCACTGAACTTGGGACTTGTCTATTAACGTCATTCAAACAAGCTTTAGAACATTTCACAACATCTTTGCAGAAGATGAATTAA